The genomic window CTTGGATAATGACTGTAACAGGTACCATCCATCTCCAAGAACGTTTTAACCCAACTCTCCTCCGTTTAATTCAGGCTCAAGTTGCTAAATTTTTCCATTCCATTAATCAAGTGCTGCCTGCTAGTAACTGCACCTTACGAGCAGGCAGGCAATAACTCAGCAATGCTCACCCTCACCACTTCATTAGATACCCCTAAAGTCACCTGCAACAACGGTTGAGGTTTCTGTCACAGTTGAGGGCTCAGCATTGCTAGGGGTAAGGCTACGGCAATTGATTAAGCATTAGAAGAGTTAGGTGCTCAGGAGAAACCAAACATGCTACACCGCAAGATCTATCAACTCTGTTCAGATGGTCGCGAAGTCTGGATTTTCTTGCGGGACCAGCAACGCTGGATTGAACGCGCGCGTATCCTTGATATTGAAGGAGACTTAGTGACGCTGCGTTACGAAACCGAAGAAGAAGATGAAATGTGTTCTTGGGAAGAGATGGTGCGGCTCGAAAGCATTGGAGCAGTCACTCAGAAGCTAGCTACAGTCCCCAGAGGCGATGTGGAACCTCTAGTTTCCGATGACTGTCCCGAAGCAGAACAAATTCGCAAACATCCTGAGTCCAATCCAGACTAAGGCTCAGTCCCTAAAATTTTCCGCTAAAGGCAGACAGTCAGTTGTCTGCTTTTTTGCTTTTTTTGTAGCGTGGCTGTGGGACAATAGTCTCTTTGCAGGGATTTTATGACTGCTGCGTATATTCAAGACGAAACTGAGTTCAATACACTCTTAGAAAGTGAGCCATTACTGGTCGTAGACTGTACAGCTTCTTGGTGTGGTCCTTGTAAACTGATTGCTCCCTTAATAGACCGACTCGCAGAAGAGTATAGCGATCGCGCGAAGGTGCTTAAATTAGATCTCGATTCCAACAAGGAGGTAGCTAAACGATTTAGCGTCCGCAGTATTCCTGCCATCATGATCTTTAAGCAAGGCGAGTTGGCAGAAACGATGGTAGGCGCTAAACCCTATGAGGAATTTAGCACCACACTCGACAAATACCTGGCTTAATTTCAAAGGGCGATCGCGTTCCGCTACATCAACGCGATCGCTCACGGCCCCAGCCTGAGATGGAGTCAAAACTCAACTGTGGATGCCATCATTTAAAGACCTAGCTAGACGGGCAGCGATCGCCGCAGCGCTTGTACCAAAAGGCTTGGGGTCAGAGAAGATTTATCCGCTTTGCTAAACATATGATGCTTCATACTCAGAGTCCTAAATAATCTATGCTGCTGCGGCAATGACTCCGAACTCCCTAAGAATAGAATTCCTGTACTTCTAAGGCTGAAGTAGAAGCGAACCAGGGCTTTATTTTGGCCCACACAATTAAAATAAATCAAGGCGTTTCGGCACACCAGCAGGTCAATTTTAGACATTGGTGGGTC from Trichocoleus desertorum ATA4-8-CV12 includes these protein-coding regions:
- the trxA gene encoding thioredoxin; its protein translation is MTAAYIQDETEFNTLLESEPLLVVDCTASWCGPCKLIAPLIDRLAEEYSDRAKVLKLDLDSNKEVAKRFSVRSIPAIMIFKQGELAETMVGAKPYEEFSTTLDKYLA